The following proteins come from a genomic window of Geminicoccaceae bacterium SCSIO 64248:
- a CDS encoding amino acid adenylation domain-containing protein, with amino-acid sequence MSVSAPIERFLAKLSGLDIRLWVEGGRLRCAGPEAALTSEVTDSIRARKSDILAFLGQAETAAETAPTLTPRGDAAPPLSFAQQRLWFLEQLLPGTTLHHLAFAIEARGRLDIPALEAALRQMVARHAVLRTRVREVDGEARQTVLPDAGMPVARQDRRASPPDAGAIEAMIAEASQRPFDLANEPPLRLTVVEIADDRALLLFAMHHIASDGWSIEVLTSDLAAFYMAEVTGQSPDLAPLPVQYGDFSLWQRERLRGPALERQLAFWKDDLRGPLPVTQLATDFVRPPVRDHKGAHLRFAIGAETTAALRRVAQAHDATLFAALFTLFNVLLFRHGAGSDLIVGTPVANRRQGETEGLIGLFVNPLPIRSRLTPHDGFGTNLRRVQAHLWQAFEHQDLPFERLVEALQPDRDPSVSPVFQIKFQLDPKPRDSVALPGVELRRLPQQSGTAKHDLSLDLQEDGEGLAGSFEYATALFRPETVQALATHFTALAEAVAAGPERPIAGLAMLSRGEQDRLARWNETGRAFDRKALFHQLVEAHASRTPDALALVCDGHPTVPSQTYAELNRRANQLAHELRARGVGPETVVGIALERGPDMIAAWLAVLKAGGAYLPLDLAYPPERLAYMLRDAGAALVLSHSTADLPQDAPERMDLDRSWPDTAPTDDPACITGPDHLAYVIYTSGSTGRPKGVLVPHGGVINLTLDKIRACDVRPGDRVLQFFSFSFDASIPELVMSLGAGAGLVLASAADLMPGPGLARLLRRQAVTHVTMTPSALQSLPAGDYPDLRMTLVGGEAPTTELIERWSRATTFINAYGPTETTVNASMVPCGGEGAAEPVLRPAANKQLHVLDDSLEALPIGVPGELYIGGVGLARGYHGRPDLTAAHFLPDPFAPAGVAGVLYRTGDRACRLSDGSIHLLGRVDHQVKIRGYRIELGEVEFALLSHPDIASAVVTARDGVGGKRLVAYAVPRAADRASDAAMQTHLRERLPRFMVPDAVVWLDALPLTVNGKVDMQALPEPESGAARSGRLPSTPTEITLAQLFQDVLEQREVYAEDDFFALGGHSLLATRLVATVLDRLSVEISVLDLFNGPTVAALAARIDARRGGAAAREITGSGDDGWRRDIVLASDIRPSGPVMPVTAPRRVLLTGASGFIGGYLVRELTRDPGTELVCLVRGEDGQDRLRRGLAAHGLWNDTLGARLRTVQGDLTEPRLGLAPEVYDELAAAVDLVFHNGSEVHHLVPYERLRAANVIGTSEILRLACAGPGRPVHYVSTLTVLPPAPLPDRPRFFEDDDIAAYPPPISGYNRTKWVAEQLVAEAGRRGLPVTVYRPGPVSGDTRTGAFNEADVLCRLLQGCFRSGMAPRGSINLDLMPVDHLARVLVHLSRRSDNAGRTYHLIHPRPVDSDVLFDACSEEGWPLRRVSHREWRRTLMAIAGNDPAHPLYPLIALFPPRDDPEEEVVDAGELPFDCRVALAALADAPFQTPPLDRALFRIYVRALARSETVSDTGTALPAMHEEGLAS; translated from the coding sequence ATGTCCGTCTCCGCTCCCATCGAACGCTTTCTCGCGAAGCTGTCCGGTCTGGACATTCGGCTTTGGGTCGAAGGCGGCCGGCTGCGCTGCGCCGGGCCCGAAGCCGCCCTGACGTCGGAGGTGACCGACAGCATTCGCGCTCGGAAGTCCGATATCCTGGCCTTCCTCGGCCAAGCGGAGACGGCGGCGGAGACGGCGCCGACGCTGACGCCCCGCGGCGACGCGGCACCGCCCTTGTCCTTCGCGCAGCAGCGGCTGTGGTTTCTCGAACAACTCCTGCCGGGCACGACGCTCCATCACCTGGCCTTCGCCATCGAGGCGCGCGGCAGGCTGGATATCCCGGCCCTGGAGGCCGCGCTTCGTCAGATGGTGGCACGCCACGCCGTCCTGCGCACGCGCGTTCGCGAGGTCGACGGCGAGGCGCGGCAGACGGTGCTGCCCGATGCCGGGATGCCGGTCGCGCGGCAGGATCGCCGCGCGAGCCCGCCCGATGCCGGCGCGATCGAGGCGATGATCGCCGAGGCGTCGCAGCGCCCCTTCGATCTCGCGAACGAGCCACCCTTGCGGCTGACCGTCGTGGAGATTGCGGACGATCGGGCGCTGCTGCTGTTCGCCATGCACCACATCGCCTCCGACGGCTGGTCGATCGAGGTGCTGACCTCTGATCTCGCGGCGTTCTACATGGCCGAGGTCACCGGGCAATCGCCGGACCTGGCGCCGCTGCCGGTCCAGTACGGCGATTTCAGCCTGTGGCAGCGCGAGCGGCTTCGCGGCCCGGCGCTGGAGCGCCAGTTGGCCTTCTGGAAGGACGATCTTCGGGGCCCGCTTCCGGTCACGCAGCTTGCGACCGATTTCGTCCGGCCGCCGGTTCGGGACCACAAGGGCGCGCATCTGCGCTTCGCGATCGGTGCCGAGACCACCGCCGCGCTTCGCCGCGTCGCTCAGGCGCACGATGCGACGCTGTTCGCGGCCCTGTTCACGCTCTTCAACGTTCTGCTCTTCCGGCACGGCGCGGGCTCGGACCTGATCGTCGGAACGCCGGTCGCAAACCGCCGCCAGGGAGAGACCGAGGGGCTGATCGGGCTCTTCGTCAATCCGCTCCCGATCCGCTCGCGTCTGACGCCGCATGACGGCTTCGGCACGAATCTCAGGCGGGTCCAGGCTCACCTCTGGCAGGCGTTCGAGCATCAGGACCTGCCCTTCGAACGGCTGGTCGAGGCGCTGCAGCCGGATCGCGATCCGAGCGTCAGCCCTGTGTTCCAAATCAAGTTCCAGCTCGATCCGAAGCCGCGGGACAGCGTCGCCTTGCCCGGCGTCGAGCTCAGGCGCCTGCCGCAGCAAAGCGGAACCGCCAAGCACGACCTCAGCCTCGACCTTCAGGAAGACGGGGAAGGCCTGGCCGGCAGCTTCGAATACGCAACGGCCCTGTTCCGGCCCGAAACGGTCCAGGCCCTTGCCACGCATTTCACCGCCCTTGCGGAAGCGGTCGCAGCCGGTCCGGAGCGGCCGATCGCAGGGCTCGCGATGCTGTCGCGCGGCGAGCAGGACCGGCTCGCCCGGTGGAACGAGACCGGCCGCGCCTTCGATCGCAAGGCGCTCTTCCATCAGTTGGTCGAGGCGCACGCCTCACGAACGCCGGATGCCCTGGCGCTGGTCTGCGACGGCCACCCGACCGTGCCGTCGCAGACCTATGCGGAGCTGAACCGGCGCGCCAACCAGCTTGCGCACGAGTTGCGTGCGCGGGGCGTAGGCCCGGAGACCGTGGTCGGCATCGCGCTCGAACGCGGCCCGGACATGATCGCGGCCTGGCTTGCCGTCCTCAAGGCGGGCGGCGCCTATCTGCCCTTGGACCTCGCCTATCCGCCCGAACGCCTCGCCTACATGCTGCGCGATGCCGGCGCGGCCCTCGTGCTCAGCCACAGCACGGCGGACCTGCCGCAGGACGCGCCGGAGCGGATGGATCTCGATCGATCCTGGCCGGACACCGCGCCGACCGACGACCCCGCCTGCATCACCGGGCCCGACCACCTCGCCTATGTCATCTACACCTCCGGCTCGACCGGACGTCCGAAAGGCGTGCTGGTTCCGCATGGCGGGGTAATCAATCTCACCCTGGACAAGATCCGCGCCTGCGACGTCCGTCCCGGCGATCGCGTCCTGCAGTTCTTCAGCTTCAGCTTCGACGCCTCGATCCCGGAACTGGTCATGAGCCTGGGCGCCGGCGCCGGCCTCGTCCTGGCCTCGGCGGCCGACCTGATGCCGGGGCCGGGGCTCGCCCGCCTGCTGCGGCGCCAGGCCGTCACCCACGTCACCATGACGCCGTCCGCGCTGCAGAGCCTGCCCGCCGGAGACTATCCCGATCTGAGGATGACGCTGGTGGGCGGCGAGGCGCCGACGACGGAATTGATCGAGCGCTGGAGCCGGGCGACCACCTTCATCAACGCCTACGGTCCGACCGAGACCACGGTCAATGCCAGCATGGTGCCGTGCGGCGGCGAAGGTGCAGCGGAACCGGTGCTGCGTCCGGCGGCCAACAAGCAGCTTCACGTTCTGGACGATTCGCTGGAGGCGCTGCCGATCGGCGTGCCCGGCGAGCTCTATATCGGGGGCGTGGGACTGGCACGCGGCTATCACGGCCGTCCCGACCTCACCGCCGCGCACTTCCTGCCCGATCCCTTCGCGCCCGCGGGCGTGGCGGGCGTGCTCTACCGCACGGGCGACCGGGCCTGCCGGCTGTCGGACGGCAGCATCCATCTGCTCGGGCGGGTCGATCATCAGGTGAAGATCCGCGGCTACCGCATCGAGCTGGGCGAGGTCGAGTTCGCCCTTCTGTCCCATCCCGACATCGCTTCGGCCGTGGTCACGGCGCGTGACGGCGTCGGCGGCAAGCGGCTGGTCGCCTATGCCGTGCCGCGAGCCGCGGATCGTGCGTCCGATGCGGCGATGCAGACCCATCTGCGCGAGCGTCTGCCGCGCTTCATGGTTCCCGACGCGGTCGTGTGGCTGGACGCGCTTCCGCTCACGGTGAACGGCAAGGTCGACATGCAGGCCCTGCCCGAACCGGAAAGCGGAGCCGCGCGCAGCGGCCGCCTGCCGTCGACGCCGACCGAGATCACGCTCGCGCAGCTGTTCCAGGACGTGCTGGAGCAGCGCGAGGTCTACGCCGAGGACGACTTCTTCGCGCTGGGCGGCCATTCCCTGCTGGCGACCCGCCTGGTCGCGACCGTGCTGGATCGCCTGAGCGTCGAGATCAGCGTACTCGATCTCTTCAACGGCCCGACCGTCGCCGCGCTCGCCGCGCGGATCGACGCCAGGCGCGGCGGCGCAGCGGCGCGCGAGATCACGGGCTCGGGCGACGACGGCTGGCGGCGCGACATCGTGCTGGCGTCCGACATTCGCCCGTCCGGCCCGGTGATGCCGGTCACCGCACCGCGCCGTGTCCTGCTCACCGGCGCGAGCGGGTTCATCGGCGGCTATCTCGTCCGCGAATTGACGCGCGATCCCGGGACCGAGCTCGTCTGTCTCGTCCGCGGCGAGGACGGGCAGGACCGCTTGCGCCGAGGGCTCGCCGCCCACGGCTTGTGGAACGATACGCTGGGCGCCCGGCTGCGGACCGTGCAAGGCGACCTGACGGAGCCCCGTCTCGGCCTGGCCCCAGAGGTCTATGACGAGCTCGCCGCCGCGGTCGACCTGGTCTTCCACAACGGCTCCGAGGTGCATCACCTCGTGCCCTACGAGCGCCTGCGCGCCGCGAACGTCATCGGCACGAGCGAGATCCTGCGCCTTGCCTGCGCGGGACCGGGCCGCCCCGTCCACTACGTGTCGACGCTGACCGTGCTGCCGCCGGCGCCCTTGCCCGACCGGCCGCGCTTCTTCGAGGACGACGACATCGCAGCCTATCCGCCGCCGATCAGCGGATACAACCGCACGAAATGGGTCGCGGAGCAGTTGGTGGCCGAAGCCGGCAGGCGCGGACTCCCGGTGACCGTCTATCGGCCCGGACCGGTCTCGGGCGATACGCGGACCGGCGCGTTCAACGAGGCCGACGTCCTGTGCCGCCTCTTGCAGGGCTGCTTCCGGTCGGGCATGGCGCCGCGCGGCTCGATCAACCTGGACCTGATGCCGGTCGATCATCTCGCCCGCGTTCTCGTCCATCTCTCCAGGCGCTCCGACAACGCGGGCCGGACCTACCACCTGATCCACCCGCGCCCGGTGGACTCCGACGTGCTTTTCGATGCCTGCTCGGAGGAGGGATGGCCGTTGCGCCGTGTCTCGCACCGGGAGTGGCGTCGGACGCTGATGGCCATCGCCGGCAACGATCCCGCACACCCGCTCTACCCGCTGATCGCGCTGTTCCCGCCCCGTGACGATCCGGAGGAGGAGGTCGTGGACGCGGGCGAACTGCCGTTCGACTGCCGGGTCGCCCTGGCGGCGCTGGCGGACGCGCCTTTCCAGACGCCGCCGCTCGATCGGGCGCTGTTCCGCATCTATGTGAGGGCGCTCGCCCGATCCGAAACCGTCTCGGACACGGGCACGGCCCTTCCGGCCATGCATGAGGAGGGGCTCGCGTCATGA